One Kitasatospora sp. MAP12-44 DNA segment encodes these proteins:
- a CDS encoding DUF397 domain-containing protein produces MTGTDFRAARWRKSSVSGDTGCIEVALGDPLVGVRDTKDNGTGPILAFGTSAWTAFVNGVRSGDFTPDRAAG; encoded by the coding sequence GTGACTGGAACAGATTTTCGCGCCGCGCGCTGGAGGAAGAGCAGCGTGAGCGGTGACACCGGCTGCATCGAAGTGGCTCTCGGCGACCCGCTCGTGGGTGTCCGGGACACCAAGGACAACGGGACCGGACCGATCCTCGCCTTCGGGACATCCGCCTGGACGGCGTTCGTGAACGGCGTCCGCAGCGGTGATTTCACGCCAGATCGGGCAGCCGGCTGA